In Cicer arietinum cultivar CDC Frontier isolate Library 1 chromosome 7, Cicar.CDCFrontier_v2.0, whole genome shotgun sequence, a single window of DNA contains:
- the LOC101493472 gene encoding uncharacterized protein yields MRIRKNAKLSPLLFTCSSSLLENGSVPVETFQTHICHLNQSPWDVIPFHSNNSIQFDDEHDAFKNNHSFEAFQSVVSMMDTEEVDDNNKPAIENFSTMMIDDNQRGKKVVDKAALRRISSCKEMYNGGSIVGTPVRRGRGRPKKSSGSGSGSNNNNINNNEYYYYSGFGPLWRKRRSDKNGEENDNSSGGGVTIEGGGENSNNNNNSSNNVVVGVDVNVVPCCSEMDIEGLDYVNNDDEEEDDYDDYGDDNGKRRMRKPVKERSLKSLM; encoded by the exons ATGAGGATCCGAAAAAACGCGAAGCTTTCCCCTCTTCTTTTCACTTGTTCATCTTCATTACTTGAAAATGGTTCAGTTCCTGTTGAAACTTTCCAGACTCACATTTGTCACCTCAACCAATCTCCATGGGATGTAATCCCCTTTCACTCCAACAACTCAATCCag TTCGATGACGAACACGATGCTTTCAAAAATAACCATTCGTTTGAAGCTTTTCAAAG tGTGGTTTCGATGATGGATACTGAAGAagttgatgataataataaaccTGCGATAGAGAATTTTTCTACgatgatgattgatgataatCAACGTGGTAAGAAGGTTGTTGATAAAGCTGCTTTGAGGAGAATTTCTAGTTGCAAAGAAATGTATAATGGTGGCAGCATTGTCGGCACACCGGTTCGCCGAGGTAGAGGCCGACCGAAGAAGTCGTCCGGTTCGGGTTCAGGTtcgaataataataatattaataataatgaatattattattattctggGTTTGGTCCATTGTGGAGGAAAAGAAGAAGTGATAAAAATGGAGAAGAGAATGATAATAGTAGTGGTGGAGGTGTTACTATTGAAGGAGGGGGTGagaatagtaataataataataatagtagtaataaTGTTGTTGTTGGTGTTGATGTTAATGTTGTTCCTTGTTGTTCGGAGATGGATATTGAGGGATTAGATTATGttaataatgatgatgaagaagaggATGATTATGATGATTATGGTGATGACAATGGTAAGAGAAGAATGAGGAAGCCAGTGAAAGAAAGGTCACTAAAATCGTTGATGTGA